The following proteins are encoded in a genomic region of Streptomyces sp. NBC_01723:
- a CDS encoding MMPL family transporter has protein sequence MSDAFGPGSNGPLTVVVDQSGVPQSQRSDLSSQVTKSLDGVSGTAAVTPVTPTQDGDVLLATVYPKDATQSAATTDLANRLVDSTLPDAVAGTDAEGYVTGATASQVDFRDIVAERLPLIIGVVVALAFLIILAVFRGPLVALKAAVLNVLSIAASYGVVVAVFQWGWGGPALGVSGTVPIESYVPMMMFAIIFGLSMDYEIFLLSRVHEAWLRTGNAKDSVAHALEITARVITCAALIMVSVFAAFVISDNIVVKMLGLGLAVSVLIDATIVRLLLVPAVMTLLGRHAWWTPRWLDRILPHIDAEGEHEGGVSPGRAAQG, from the coding sequence ATGTCCGACGCCTTCGGGCCCGGCTCCAACGGCCCGCTGACCGTCGTCGTCGACCAGAGCGGCGTACCCCAGTCGCAGCGCTCGGACCTCTCCTCGCAGGTCACCAAGAGCCTCGACGGCGTCTCCGGCACGGCCGCGGTGACACCGGTGACCCCCACCCAGGACGGCGACGTGCTGCTCGCCACGGTGTACCCGAAGGACGCCACGCAGAGCGCCGCCACCACCGACCTGGCCAACCGGCTGGTCGACAGCACCCTGCCCGACGCCGTCGCCGGCACGGACGCCGAGGGCTACGTCACCGGGGCCACCGCCTCGCAGGTGGACTTCCGCGACATCGTCGCCGAACGCCTGCCGCTGATCATCGGCGTGGTGGTCGCGCTGGCCTTCCTGATCATCCTGGCGGTCTTCCGCGGCCCGCTGGTCGCCCTCAAGGCCGCCGTCCTCAACGTGCTGTCGATCGCCGCCTCCTACGGCGTCGTGGTGGCCGTCTTCCAGTGGGGGTGGGGCGGACCCGCGCTCGGGGTCTCCGGCACGGTGCCCATCGAGAGCTACGTCCCGATGATGATGTTCGCGATCATCTTCGGACTCAGCATGGACTACGAGATCTTCCTGCTCTCCCGGGTCCACGAGGCCTGGCTGCGCACGGGGAACGCGAAGGACTCGGTGGCCCACGCCCTGGAGATCACCGCGCGGGTCATCACCTGTGCGGCCCTGATCATGGTGAGCGTCTTCGCCGCGTTCGTCATCAGCGACAACATCGTGGTCAAGATGCTCGGCCTGGGCCTCGCCGTGAGCGTGCTCATCGACGCGACGATCGTCCGCCTGCTCCTGGTGCCCGCCGTGATGACGCTGCTCGGACGGCACGCCTGGTGGACTCCTCGGTGGCTCGACCGGATCCTCCCGCACATCGACGCGGAGGGCGAGCACGAAGGGGGCGTCAGCCCCGGGCGGGCGGCGCAGGGGTGA
- a CDS encoding GNAT family N-acetyltransferase: protein MTEPVIRTLDASNVALFDAMPDPLAAREGHRLTRHRPDWKRVALRDGTVVARAAWWGGPDDTEPVNVNWFDVAEGEEDAGAELLRTAPWQVELELNAPGTWHDDPALRAAVEARLTAAKAAGYVPLVERFLYRWTPECGLPARPGRLDFRPEPDDAVFLDALRRIHSVTLDAHALREIEEHGLDRAAQAELDFFHWCPSPRAWWQVAYTAEGELAGIHIPAHNPSGPCVAFIGVLPEHRGRGYAYDLLVECTHVLVERGAEFVSAATDRGNHPMAANFAKAGYPVVRERIDFRPPVAGR from the coding sequence GTGACCGAGCCGGTCATCCGCACACTCGACGCGAGCAACGTCGCTCTCTTCGACGCCATGCCCGACCCGCTGGCCGCCCGTGAGGGCCACCGGCTCACCCGGCACCGCCCCGACTGGAAGCGGGTCGCCCTGCGCGACGGCACCGTGGTCGCCCGCGCCGCCTGGTGGGGCGGCCCCGACGACACCGAACCCGTCAACGTCAACTGGTTCGACGTGGCCGAGGGCGAGGAGGACGCGGGAGCCGAACTCCTGCGCACCGCCCCCTGGCAGGTCGAACTCGAACTGAACGCGCCCGGCACCTGGCACGACGACCCCGCCCTGCGGGCCGCCGTCGAGGCCCGCCTCACCGCGGCCAAGGCGGCCGGTTACGTCCCCCTGGTAGAACGCTTCCTGTACCGCTGGACCCCGGAGTGCGGGCTCCCCGCCCGGCCCGGACGCCTGGACTTCCGGCCCGAACCGGACGACGCGGTGTTCCTCGACGCGCTGCGCCGCATCCACTCCGTCACGCTCGACGCCCACGCGCTGAGGGAGATCGAGGAGCACGGCCTCGACCGGGCCGCCCAGGCCGAGCTGGACTTCTTCCACTGGTGCCCCTCGCCGCGCGCGTGGTGGCAAGTGGCGTACACGGCGGAGGGCGAGCTCGCGGGCATCCACATCCCCGCGCACAATCCGTCCGGCCCGTGCGTCGCCTTCATCGGCGTCCTGCCGGAGCACCGCGGTCGGGGGTACGCCTACGACCTGCTCGTCGAGTGCACCCACGTCCTGGTGGAGCGGGGCGCCGAGTTCGTGTCCGCCGCCACGGACCGGGGGAACCATCCGATGGCCGCCAACTTCGCCAAGGCCGGCTACCCCGTGGTGCGCGAGCGGATCGACTTCCGTCCGCCGGTGGCGGGCCGGTGA
- a CDS encoding LuxR C-terminal-related transcriptional regulator, with protein sequence MTGETTVRTAVRIHGRSAQQDAVRALLDGMPARGGHLVVTGEPGLGRTTLLQWAARSFRAGPVLRLGPGPGPDAPATVEHLLDTLREVPGPAPVLVCVDDAHLCDAPARIALSRATQRLRPAGPTGVLLTVAGHRALDPDFAHLPVVRLDPLSPPVAADLLDDLTDGAVAPAVRERLLAEAEGNPALLHALVRRLSPAELRGHLALPGPLADAATLAEVAGDAPTGPCGDARDLLLTVAAAVRASDGPDADAGTVLDAVRRLRPEPGSGPRPAPLPEQLALTGDRLRFHGALVRRAVLATAAPDRRRAAHRALADVLETGGDLLPALLHRSWSLAGPAPAPRLADRLAAAADGTVPAPYGLRATAYARAAELTADAATRAERYTAAAEQALLAGRPERARPLLTAARDSAAPAAVRGRAELVRGLTELRDGPVGDAHQSLLLAASLLAPDAPTAADTATLAAADAAWAAGDLPACLAALEPEPDNDLPAHLNPAPLRAAGHLAAVVREHRVGMRAMLEGRIDRAVAPLGQVVERGRTDDRPEGLLRSAAAALLLGDVDAARRGGARALAAARRFGSDALVPQALEYLAYAELRAGRHPQARTHAEEGLRTALRTGQRNTAAHHRAILALAASIEEEPDVVARHVTAALNTARRHGLAQVATLAEWATARADLGRGRPFDAADRLGLLVLPGPGRGHFAVWRLAVPCFVEAAVLAGRHEETREVLTDFAGWAAFGADPQAAAQLARCHALLAPPDRADGLYRHALARHDEAGGDFERARTALLHGKWLRRRRRPREARGRLGTALAGFDRCGAGVWAAQARGELRALGALSDGADTGNLTRLTPQQLRIARHVAEGATNREVALTLAVSTRTVDYHLRKVFAALGVRSRLELARMVEQAEQAEPVEKTGARP encoded by the coding sequence ATGACCGGAGAGACGACCGTACGTACGGCCGTGCGGATCCACGGCCGCAGCGCACAACAGGACGCGGTGCGCGCGCTGTTGGACGGCATGCCCGCCCGGGGCGGCCACCTCGTGGTGACCGGCGAACCCGGACTGGGCCGGACCACCCTGCTCCAATGGGCCGCCCGCTCCTTCCGGGCCGGTCCCGTACTCCGCCTCGGGCCCGGGCCCGGACCGGACGCCCCCGCCACCGTCGAGCACCTGCTCGACACCCTGCGGGAGGTGCCCGGCCCGGCCCCGGTGCTCGTGTGCGTGGACGACGCCCACCTGTGCGACGCCCCGGCCCGGATCGCGCTGAGCCGCGCGACGCAGCGCCTGCGACCCGCCGGCCCGACCGGAGTCCTCCTCACCGTCGCCGGACACCGGGCCCTCGACCCGGACTTCGCCCACCTGCCCGTCGTCCGCCTGGACCCGCTGAGCCCGCCGGTGGCCGCCGACCTGCTCGACGACCTGACCGACGGCGCCGTGGCGCCGGCCGTCCGCGAGCGGCTCCTGGCCGAGGCCGAGGGCAACCCGGCCCTGCTGCACGCCCTGGTCCGCCGGCTGTCACCCGCCGAACTGCGCGGGCACCTGGCCCTGCCCGGCCCCCTGGCAGACGCGGCGACCCTCGCCGAGGTGGCGGGCGACGCGCCGACCGGCCCGTGCGGCGACGCGCGGGACCTGCTGCTGACGGTGGCGGCCGCCGTGCGGGCCTCGGACGGGCCGGACGCCGACGCCGGGACGGTCCTCGACGCCGTACGCCGCCTGCGCCCGGAGCCCGGGTCCGGCCCCCGTCCGGCACCGCTGCCGGAGCAACTCGCCCTGACCGGCGACCGGCTGCGCTTCCACGGCGCGCTGGTCCGCCGCGCGGTCCTCGCCACCGCCGCGCCGGACCGGCGCCGCGCCGCGCACCGCGCGCTGGCCGACGTACTGGAGACGGGCGGCGACCTGCTCCCGGCGCTGCTGCACCGGTCCTGGTCACTGGCCGGACCGGCACCCGCGCCCCGGCTCGCGGACCGGTTGGCGGCGGCGGCCGACGGCACGGTGCCCGCGCCGTACGGGCTGCGCGCGACGGCGTACGCCCGTGCCGCCGAGCTGACGGCCGACGCGGCCACGCGTGCCGAGCGGTACACGGCCGCGGCCGAGCAGGCCCTGCTCGCCGGCCGCCCCGAGCGGGCCCGCCCGCTGCTCACCGCCGCCCGCGACAGCGCCGCCCCCGCCGCTGTCCGGGGCCGCGCCGAACTGGTGCGGGGACTGACGGAACTGCGGGACGGACCCGTCGGCGACGCCCACCAGTCCCTGCTGCTCGCCGCCTCCCTCCTCGCCCCCGACGCCCCCACCGCCGCCGACACCGCCACCCTGGCCGCCGCCGACGCGGCCTGGGCGGCGGGCGACCTGCCGGCGTGCCTGGCGGCGCTCGAGCCGGAGCCGGACAACGACCTCCCTGCCCACCTGAACCCCGCGCCCCTGCGCGCCGCAGGACACCTCGCAGCCGTCGTGCGTGAGCACCGCGTCGGGATGCGGGCGATGCTCGAAGGGCGGATCGACCGGGCCGTCGCGCCGCTCGGGCAGGTGGTGGAGCGGGGGAGGACCGACGACCGGCCCGAGGGGCTGCTGCGATCGGCGGCGGCCGCGCTGCTGCTCGGGGACGTGGACGCCGCCCGCCGGGGCGGGGCCCGGGCGCTGGCCGCCGCCCGCCGGTTCGGGTCGGACGCGCTGGTGCCGCAGGCGCTGGAGTACCTCGCCTACGCCGAACTCCGCGCCGGGCGGCACCCGCAGGCCCGCACCCACGCGGAGGAGGGACTGCGCACCGCCCTGCGTACCGGACAGCGCAACACCGCCGCCCACCACCGGGCGATCCTCGCCCTCGCCGCGTCGATCGAGGAGGAGCCGGACGTCGTCGCCCGGCACGTCACCGCCGCGCTGAACACCGCCCGGCGCCACGGACTGGCCCAGGTGGCCACCCTCGCGGAGTGGGCGACGGCCCGGGCCGACCTCGGCCGGGGACGCCCCTTCGACGCCGCCGACCGGCTCGGCCTCCTCGTCCTGCCGGGACCCGGACGCGGTCACTTCGCGGTGTGGCGGCTCGCGGTGCCGTGCTTCGTGGAGGCCGCGGTCCTCGCCGGACGCCACGAGGAGACCCGCGAGGTGCTCACGGACTTCGCGGGCTGGGCGGCGTTCGGCGCCGACCCGCAGGCCGCCGCCCAACTCGCCCGCTGCCACGCCCTTCTCGCCCCGCCGGACCGCGCGGACGGCCTCTACCGGCACGCCCTCGCCCGGCACGACGAGGCGGGCGGCGACTTCGAACGGGCCCGCACCGCGCTGCTCCACGGCAAGTGGCTGCGGCGCCGCCGCAGACCCCGCGAGGCCCGCGGCCGGCTCGGAACCGCGCTGGCCGGCTTCGACCGCTGCGGCGCCGGCGTCTGGGCGGCGCAGGCGCGCGGCGAGCTGCGCGCGCTGGGGGCGCTGTCGGACGGCGCGGACACCGGGAACCTCACCCGTCTCACGCCCCAGCAACTGCGCATCGCGCGGCACGTCGCCGAGGGCGCCACCAACCGGGAGGTCGCCCTGACCCTGGCGGTCAGCACCCGCACCGTCGACTACCACCTCCGCAAGGTCTTCGCCGCGCTCGGCGTACGCTCCCGCCTGGAGCTGGCCCGCATGGTCGAGCAGGCCGAACAGGCCGAACCCGTCGAAAAGACCGGTGCACGCCCCTAG
- the bdeA gene encoding bis(hydroxyethyl) terephthalate hydrolase, with translation MQQNPHTHAAPGSRSTRRRLAGLTAAVTAVLALGTLTGPGAQAADNPYERGPAPTESSIEALRGPYSVADTSVSSLAVTGFGGGTIYYPTSTSDGTFGAVVISPGFTAYQSSISWLGARLASQGFVVFTIDTNTTLDQPDSRGRQLLAALDYLTERSSVRSRIDSSRLGVMGHSMGGGGSLEAAKSRPSLQAAIPLTPWNTDKSWPEVSTPTLIFGADGDTVAPVSSHAEPFYSGLPSGTDRAYLELNNATHFSPNTSNTTIAKYSISWLKRFIDNDTRYEQFLCPLPRPSLTIEEYRGNCPHRS, from the coding sequence GTGCAGCAGAACCCCCACACCCACGCCGCGCCCGGGTCCCGCAGCACCCGGCGGCGGCTCGCCGGCCTCACGGCGGCCGTGACCGCCGTCCTCGCGCTCGGCACCCTCACCGGGCCCGGCGCCCAGGCCGCCGACAACCCCTACGAGCGCGGCCCGGCCCCCACCGAGTCCAGCATCGAGGCACTGCGCGGGCCGTACTCCGTGGCGGACACCAGCGTCTCCTCGCTCGCGGTCACCGGCTTCGGCGGCGGCACCATCTACTACCCGACCAGCACCAGCGACGGCACGTTCGGCGCCGTCGTGATCTCGCCGGGCTTCACCGCGTACCAGTCCTCCATCTCCTGGCTGGGCGCACGGCTGGCCTCGCAGGGCTTCGTCGTGTTCACCATCGACACCAACACCACCCTCGACCAGCCCGACTCCCGCGGCCGGCAACTGCTCGCCGCCCTGGACTACCTGACCGAACGCAGCTCCGTGCGCAGCCGGATCGACAGCAGCCGGCTCGGCGTCATGGGCCACTCGATGGGCGGCGGCGGCAGCCTGGAGGCCGCCAAGTCCCGGCCGTCGCTCCAGGCGGCGATCCCGCTCACCCCCTGGAACACGGACAAGAGCTGGCCCGAGGTCAGCACACCCACGCTGATCTTCGGCGCCGACGGCGACACGGTCGCCCCGGTCTCCTCCCACGCCGAGCCCTTCTACTCCGGCCTGCCGTCCGGGACGGACCGCGCCTACCTGGAGCTGAACAACGCCACGCACTTCTCGCCGAACACGTCGAACACGACGATCGCGAAGTACAGCATTTCCTGGCTCAAGCGGTTCATCGACAACGACACCCGCTACGAGCAGTTCCTGTGCCCGCTGCCCCGCCCGAGCCTGACCATCGAGGAGTACCGCGGCAACTGCCCGCACCGTTCCTGA
- a CDS encoding Gfo/Idh/MocA family protein has protein sequence MRIGLLGTGPWADMAHAPALGGHDGLDFVGVWGRRPDAAKELAERHGTRAYDDVDTLLADVDAVAVALPPGVQAELAVRAARAGRHLLLDKPLAPTVAQGRAVVEAVRAAGVASVVFFTARFQPETEAWITEQAEKDGWFTARAQWLGSVFGGDDSPFAHSPWRREKGALWDVGPHALSVLLPVLGDARRVSAAVPGSGDTVHLVLDHSGGASSTLTLSLTAPPAAAGATVELRGRAGVTLLPEAVEGPVPALRRAADALLGAAGGGRPSPCDAAFGLRVTEILAEAEALLTDRR, from the coding sequence ATGCGTATCGGACTGCTCGGCACCGGCCCCTGGGCCGACATGGCACACGCCCCGGCTCTGGGCGGGCACGACGGCCTGGACTTCGTCGGGGTGTGGGGGCGGCGACCGGACGCCGCCAAGGAGCTGGCGGAGCGGCACGGCACCCGCGCCTACGACGACGTCGACACCCTGCTCGCCGACGTGGATGCCGTCGCCGTAGCGCTGCCCCCGGGCGTGCAGGCCGAGCTGGCCGTGCGCGCGGCACGGGCCGGGCGCCATCTCCTGCTCGACAAGCCGCTCGCGCCGACGGTGGCGCAGGGGCGGGCGGTGGTGGAGGCGGTGCGTGCGGCGGGCGTGGCCTCGGTCGTCTTCTTCACCGCCCGGTTCCAGCCCGAGACCGAGGCGTGGATCACCGAACAGGCCGAGAAGGACGGCTGGTTCACCGCGCGGGCGCAGTGGCTCGGCTCCGTCTTCGGCGGCGACGACAGCCCCTTCGCGCACTCGCCGTGGCGCCGGGAGAAGGGCGCCCTGTGGGACGTGGGTCCGCACGCCCTGTCCGTGCTGCTGCCGGTCCTCGGGGACGCCCGGCGCGTGTCGGCGGCGGTGCCGGGTTCCGGGGACACCGTCCATCTGGTCCTGGACCACTCCGGCGGGGCGTCGAGCACCCTCACGCTCAGCCTGACGGCGCCGCCCGCCGCGGCCGGGGCGACGGTGGAACTGCGCGGGCGGGCCGGTGTGACGCTTCTTCCGGAAGCCGTGGAGGGGCCGGTGCCCGCGCTGCGGCGGGCCGCGGACGCGCTGCTCGGAGCGGCCGGCGGTGGGCGGCCGTCACCGTGCGACGCCGCGTTCGGGCTGCGGGTCACGGAGATCCTCGCCGAGGCGGAGGCCCTGCTGACCGACCGCCGGTGA
- a CDS encoding PucR family transcriptional regulator, translating to MQHAVRSRAAIRIGLTPVPRPRTPSVASLMDADAVRVLHRAARALLDDLPDLTDRLVALLEEQEPAYRTALTKDPSATWQEAHRSLRHSVASLLDPRGARDAARRCSWRIGATRAEQGLPLDALLHAFRLGGSLVWQRLVEETSRTAPEDVRLLVHVAADVWNFVDEHCTLVADAYRQTEWQLGRRRENRARLLAAGLLDGTSRIADLPEAAQVLDLPEQGRYVVVAVAGGPTVRPDAARAAALPPGTRVHWHAGAEVDYGIVLTDADDGLPEPHCPFPGLRIGVGSPVDGLAAVGDARRLADTALEICPPAGGTVRLADELPAALVVSSPELGRALADRVLGPLLRLEAADREVLLDTLTTWLDCDGSAQRAGERLYCHRNTVLNRLRRCEQLTGRSLARPADVVEISLALTARQVLHD from the coding sequence ATGCAGCACGCCGTACGGTCACGAGCAGCGATCCGCATCGGGCTGACGCCCGTTCCACGCCCGCGGACACCGAGCGTCGCGTCGTTGATGGACGCCGACGCCGTACGCGTCCTGCACCGGGCCGCCCGCGCCCTGCTGGACGACCTGCCCGACCTCACCGACCGGCTGGTGGCCCTGCTGGAGGAACAGGAACCGGCGTACCGCACGGCCCTCACCAAGGATCCCTCGGCGACCTGGCAGGAGGCCCACCGCTCGCTGCGGCACAGCGTCGCTTCGCTGCTCGACCCGCGCGGCGCAAGGGACGCCGCCCGGCGCTGCTCCTGGCGGATCGGCGCCACCCGCGCGGAACAGGGCCTCCCGCTGGACGCCCTGCTGCACGCCTTCCGCCTCGGCGGCTCCCTGGTGTGGCAGCGGCTGGTCGAGGAGACGTCCAGGACCGCGCCGGAGGACGTCCGCCTGCTCGTGCACGTGGCCGCCGACGTGTGGAACTTCGTCGACGAGCACTGCACGCTCGTCGCGGACGCCTACCGGCAGACCGAGTGGCAGCTCGGCCGGCGCCGCGAGAACCGGGCCCGGCTGCTGGCGGCCGGCCTGCTCGACGGCACCAGCCGCATCGCCGACCTGCCGGAGGCCGCCCAGGTGCTGGACCTGCCGGAACAGGGCCGGTACGTCGTGGTCGCGGTCGCCGGAGGACCGACCGTCCGTCCCGACGCGGCCCGCGCCGCCGCCCTGCCGCCGGGCACCCGCGTCCACTGGCACGCGGGGGCGGAGGTCGACTACGGCATCGTCCTGACGGACGCCGACGACGGGCTCCCCGAACCGCACTGCCCCTTCCCCGGCCTGCGTATCGGAGTCGGCAGCCCGGTCGACGGGCTCGCCGCCGTCGGCGACGCCCGCAGGTTGGCGGACACCGCCCTGGAGATCTGCCCGCCGGCCGGCGGCACGGTGCGGCTGGCCGATGAGCTTCCCGCCGCCCTGGTCGTCTCCAGCCCCGAGCTGGGCCGGGCCCTCGCGGACCGGGTGCTCGGCCCCCTGCTCCGCCTCGAGGCCGCCGACCGAGAGGTGCTGCTCGACACCCTCACCACGTGGCTGGACTGCGACGGTTCGGCCCAGCGGGCCGGAGAACGCCTCTACTGCCACCGCAACACGGTCCTCAACCGCCTCCGCCGCTGCGAACAACTGACCGGCCGCTCCCTGGCCCGCCCGGCCGACGTCGTCGAGATCAGCCTGGCGCTGACGGCACGCCAGGTACTCCACGACTGA
- a CDS encoding glycoside hydrolase family 64 protein, with protein MTPRHQRPLARRKLLVALGGAVVAAPVAAAVAPHALAGVGSDDAADSPATKAAGALPLTIVNSTGAFGNADVHVYIVGNLDGRQVRVTPDGSVAPVALSDNGADGYTDYAIGLAGSGETKLNLPYLSGRIYVSLGEKLKFKVVADGAGNPALQYPAGWVESDPNHGVLHDCAEFTYNSSGMFCNTTMVDMFSVPLAIRLTGAKDQTTGTVRPGGRAAVFDALRRVEEFAPLVVDDTRVIAPGHGLDAGLFAKDYLAPYIDEVWSTYTGKDLRITTNAGTFTGRVRGGRLTFDGPAQVSFAKPSTRDVLFCDGALAAPNDGTTGPVAAVLGAGFNRSTLVSSAEQPTTDPATFYGTGLTNHYSKAVHAATEDGRAYGFAFDDVADFASYIQDTAPTGFRLTLTAF; from the coding sequence ATGACTCCTCGTCACCAGCGTCCGCTCGCCCGTCGCAAGCTGCTCGTCGCCCTCGGCGGAGCCGTCGTGGCCGCGCCCGTCGCGGCGGCCGTCGCCCCGCACGCCCTCGCCGGCGTCGGCTCGGACGACGCCGCGGACTCCCCCGCGACCAAGGCCGCCGGTGCCCTGCCGCTGACGATCGTCAACAGCACCGGCGCCTTCGGCAACGCGGACGTCCACGTCTACATCGTCGGCAACCTGGACGGCCGGCAGGTCCGCGTCACCCCCGACGGGTCCGTCGCCCCGGTGGCGCTGTCGGACAACGGCGCCGACGGATACACCGACTACGCCATCGGCCTCGCCGGCAGCGGTGAGACGAAGCTGAACCTGCCGTACCTCTCCGGGCGGATCTACGTGTCCCTCGGCGAGAAGCTGAAGTTCAAGGTGGTCGCGGACGGCGCCGGAAACCCCGCCCTCCAGTACCCGGCGGGCTGGGTCGAGTCCGACCCCAACCACGGCGTGCTGCACGACTGCGCCGAGTTCACGTACAACTCCTCCGGCATGTTCTGCAACACCACGATGGTCGACATGTTCAGCGTGCCGCTCGCCATCCGGCTGACCGGCGCCAAGGACCAGACCACCGGGACCGTGCGCCCGGGCGGACGGGCGGCGGTGTTCGACGCGCTGCGCCGGGTCGAGGAGTTCGCGCCGCTCGTCGTGGACGACACCCGGGTGATCGCCCCGGGGCACGGGCTGGACGCCGGTCTGTTCGCGAAGGACTACCTCGCCCCGTACATCGACGAGGTCTGGAGCACCTACACCGGCAAGGACCTGCGGATCACCACCAACGCCGGCACCTTCACCGGCCGGGTGCGCGGCGGGCGGCTGACCTTCGACGGTCCCGCCCAGGTGTCCTTCGCCAAGCCGTCCACCCGGGACGTGCTGTTCTGCGACGGTGCCCTCGCCGCGCCCAACGACGGCACGACCGGCCCCGTCGCGGCGGTCCTCGGCGCCGGTTTCAACCGCTCCACGCTGGTGTCCTCTGCCGAGCAGCCCACGACCGACCCGGCGACGTTCTACGGGACCGGCCTGACCAACCACTACTCCAAGGCGGTGCACGCGGCCACCGAGGACGGCAGGGCGTACGGCTTCGCCTTCGACGACGTGGCCGATTTCGCCTCGTACATCCAGGACACGGCACCGACCGGCTTCCGGCTCACGCTGACCGCGTTCTAA
- a CDS encoding PP2C family protein-serine/threonine phosphatase, producing MVSGPPLRPGEDRRNWLSGAPPPRWVRVLPPALILLICLATLLSDDRLDIGFLLGAIPPLAVLSYSPLATAALCGAVVALLTVPVFQLDRPGEADLLTVVFVAVLSVFVSFVRSRRDAQLGLERTVAEAAQRAVVPPLPERVGAVRCAGLYRAAQRGTLVGGDFFDVRDGPFGVRVVTGDVQGHGLSAVSTVASLLGAFREAVLDRPDLASVAGRLDRRLLVDSADARHAELFATAALLEFSADGLEARVVVCGNPPPLLLRDGRATELEVAPWTPLGLGLADAGAIEVCTVRLRPGDLLFLASDGVVEARGDGGAFYPLAERLAALAGADPSALPGLVWADLLRFCPDVQDDVTMLVLTPAPPARG from the coding sequence ATGGTGTCCGGCCCGCCGCTGCGCCCGGGCGAGGACCGGCGGAACTGGCTCAGCGGGGCCCCGCCGCCCCGCTGGGTGCGGGTGCTGCCGCCGGCCCTCATCCTGCTGATCTGCCTGGCGACGCTGCTCAGTGACGACCGTCTGGACATCGGTTTCCTGCTGGGCGCCATCCCGCCGCTGGCCGTGCTGTCGTACAGCCCGCTGGCGACGGCCGCGCTGTGCGGCGCCGTGGTCGCGCTGCTGACCGTGCCGGTCTTCCAGCTCGACCGGCCGGGCGAGGCCGACCTGTTGACCGTCGTCTTCGTCGCGGTGCTGAGCGTGTTCGTGTCCTTCGTGCGCAGTCGGCGCGACGCCCAGCTGGGGCTGGAGCGCACGGTCGCCGAGGCCGCGCAGCGTGCGGTGGTGCCCCCGCTGCCCGAGCGGGTGGGGGCGGTGCGCTGCGCCGGGCTGTACCGGGCGGCGCAGCGCGGGACGCTGGTCGGGGGCGACTTCTTCGACGTGCGGGACGGCCCGTTCGGCGTACGGGTGGTGACGGGGGACGTGCAGGGGCACGGGCTGTCGGCGGTGTCGACGGTCGCCTCGCTGCTGGGCGCGTTCCGGGAGGCGGTGCTGGACCGGCCGGACCTCGCGTCGGTGGCGGGGCGGCTGGACCGCAGGCTGCTGGTGGACTCGGCGGACGCGCGGCACGCGGAGCTGTTCGCGACGGCCGCGCTGCTGGAGTTCTCCGCTGACGGCCTGGAGGCGCGCGTCGTGGTCTGCGGCAACCCGCCGCCGCTGCTGCTGCGGGACGGGCGGGCCACGGAGCTGGAGGTCGCCCCGTGGACGCCGCTCGGGCTCGGACTGGCGGACGCGGGAGCCATCGAGGTGTGCACGGTGCGGCTGCGCCCCGGTGACCTTCTCTTCCTCGCCTCCGACGGCGTGGTCGAGGCCCGCGGCGACGGCGGCGCCTTCTACCCGCTGGCCGAACGGCTGGCCGCGCTCGCGGGCGCCGATCCGTCCGCGCTCCCCGGGCTGGTCTGGGCCGACCTGCTGAGGTTCTGCCCGGACGTGCAGGACGACGTCACGATGCTCGTCCTCACCCCTGCGCCGCCCGCCCGGGGCTGA
- a CDS encoding ABC transporter ATP-binding protein, giving the protein MPAAPPDGAPALHVESLDVTYGRALSALRSVSLTVPHGAVVALLGANGAGKTTLLRAVSGTLRLHRGAITAGRVRYGHTELDGRDPVAAVRAGVVQVPEGRRVFAGLTVDENLRAGGLGLGRRAPAQVREGRDRVFALFPRLAERTRQAAGLLSGGEQQMLAIGRALMAAPRLLLLDEPSLGLAPMMVDRIAGVVREINAQGTAVLLVEQNAGMALSLAEEAHVLEVGEVRLSGPAAELARTDAVRRLYLGETSDDQGAA; this is encoded by the coding sequence ATGCCCGCAGCACCACCGGACGGTGCGCCCGCGCTGCACGTCGAGAGCCTCGACGTGACGTACGGGCGCGCACTGTCCGCCCTCCGCTCCGTGTCCCTGACCGTCCCGCACGGCGCCGTCGTCGCGCTCCTCGGTGCCAACGGCGCCGGCAAGACGACGCTGCTGCGGGCCGTCTCGGGCACACTGCGCCTGCACCGAGGGGCGATCACGGCCGGCCGTGTCCGCTACGGTCACACGGAACTCGACGGCCGTGACCCGGTCGCCGCCGTACGTGCCGGAGTCGTACAGGTGCCCGAGGGCAGGCGGGTGTTCGCCGGACTCACCGTCGACGAGAACCTGCGGGCCGGCGGGCTCGGCCTCGGCCGACGCGCCCCGGCCCAGGTCCGCGAGGGCAGGGACCGCGTCTTCGCGCTCTTCCCCCGGCTCGCCGAGCGCACCCGCCAGGCCGCCGGCCTGCTCTCCGGCGGGGAGCAGCAGATGCTGGCCATCGGCCGCGCCCTGATGGCAGCGCCCCGCCTGCTCCTCCTGGACGAACCCTCCCTCGGCCTCGCCCCGATGATGGTGGACCGCATCGCCGGCGTCGTCCGCGAGATCAACGCCCAGGGCACCGCCGTCCTGCTCGTCGAACAGAACGCCGGCATGGCCCTGTCCCTCGCCGAAGAGGCACACGTCCTGGAGGTCGGCGAGGTCCGGCTCTCCGGCCCCGCCGCGGAACTCGCCCGGACCGACGCCGTACGCCGCCTCTACCTGGGCGAGACCAGCGACGACCAGGGGGCCGCGTGA